Proteins encoded within one genomic window of Amorphoplanes friuliensis DSM 7358:
- a CDS encoding putative bifunctional diguanylate cyclase/phosphodiesterase — MRKLSVVAFLVALAGAGLFVAALLGVPWAPLAGWGSAAASALVAALACAGAAGRAEVEPVRRRVWRRIAVALCLVAILATALLIERISHGADAEGDIGFVHAVAQALIMLVFVAPLHRLPGSERRAADRLAMLLDVSALSVVTGAYVWFLIIRDLLQADRITAGGVVAAGAIIVSAMIGVIQGARILLTGYASPYRSLLLCLGGVLVVGGLAPGVLLTLSPYDVDAGQILIPVACLVLAVGARPGGAAPPLTADGIARWRQRDKLLPLVAVAFTDALLLGTLVSSPVGDRLVVGVITVVLTALAVARQLTSARQLSLQGQRFRQLVQNSYDVVTISDTSGTITYMSGGSQRMFGRRPAQRTGANMFELLHPEDRERAVALFTALAAEPGRTELWRARFRHADGRWRRIEVLTTNLLHEPSVRGIVSNTRDVTETHDLAERLSHDATHDALTGLANRALFRDRLTAALAGPVSLVLIDLDDFKIVNDTLGHAAGDELLIAVATRLSAVACPQDTVARLGGDEFALLLPGRETAEVETVLRRLISALRAPVRVESREQGVRASFGIVEGGPGDEAGDLMRRADIAMYEAKARGDGSWQYYLPGMQARGVEQEAATADLAAALDAGEFFLLYQPVVTLPGGALAGVEALVRRRHPVRGPVPPGEFIGLAEQSGLIVELGRFVLREACAQMAAWHRDRPADAPASISVNVSARQLQEPGFAAEVAAALGDSGLQPDRLIVEITESTAVGGGATAESLHRLRRLGVRLSLDDFGTGASTLTLLANCPVDQIKLDRSFVDCDVIASAVLELARGFGVEAVAEGVETAEQAARLAALGYGRAQGFHFAHPLPAAGIVAVAHQAV, encoded by the coding sequence ATGAGGAAGCTGTCCGTCGTGGCGTTCCTCGTGGCGCTGGCCGGCGCCGGTCTTTTTGTGGCCGCCCTGCTGGGTGTCCCGTGGGCCCCGCTGGCTGGTTGGGGCAGTGCTGCCGCCTCCGCCCTGGTCGCGGCGCTCGCCTGTGCGGGCGCGGCCGGGCGTGCGGAGGTCGAGCCGGTCCGCCGGCGGGTGTGGCGCCGGATCGCGGTGGCCCTGTGCCTGGTCGCGATCCTCGCCACCGCCCTGCTGATCGAGCGGATCAGCCACGGCGCCGACGCCGAGGGTGACATCGGTTTTGTGCACGCCGTCGCCCAGGCGCTGATCATGCTGGTGTTCGTGGCGCCGCTCCACCGGTTGCCCGGTTCGGAGCGCCGTGCCGCCGACCGGCTGGCGATGCTGCTGGACGTCTCGGCGCTGTCCGTGGTCACCGGCGCCTACGTGTGGTTCTTGATCATCCGCGACCTCCTGCAGGCCGACCGGATCACGGCGGGTGGTGTCGTGGCGGCCGGCGCGATCATCGTCTCCGCCATGATCGGCGTCATCCAGGGGGCGCGCATCCTGCTCACCGGGTACGCGTCCCCGTACCGGTCCCTGCTGCTGTGTCTCGGTGGTGTGCTGGTCGTCGGTGGTCTCGCGCCCGGGGTGCTGCTCACGCTCTCGCCCTACGACGTCGACGCGGGACAGATCCTCATCCCCGTGGCCTGCCTGGTGCTGGCGGTGGGCGCCCGCCCGGGTGGTGCGGCGCCGCCGCTGACGGCCGACGGGATCGCCCGCTGGCGTCAGCGCGACAAGCTGCTGCCGCTGGTCGCGGTCGCCTTCACCGACGCACTGCTGCTCGGCACGCTGGTGTCGTCACCGGTCGGCGACCGGCTGGTGGTCGGCGTGATCACCGTGGTGCTGACCGCGCTCGCGGTGGCCCGGCAGCTCACCTCCGCGCGTCAGCTCAGCCTGCAGGGCCAGCGGTTCCGCCAGCTGGTGCAGAACTCCTACGACGTCGTGACGATCAGCGACACCAGCGGCACGATCACCTACATGAGCGGCGGCTCGCAGCGCATGTTCGGGCGCAGGCCGGCCCAGCGCACGGGCGCCAACATGTTCGAGCTGCTGCACCCGGAGGACCGCGAGCGGGCGGTGGCCCTCTTCACCGCTCTGGCCGCCGAGCCCGGCCGGACCGAGTTGTGGCGGGCGCGGTTCCGGCACGCCGACGGCCGCTGGCGCCGCATCGAGGTGCTGACCACCAACCTGCTGCACGAGCCGAGCGTGCGCGGCATCGTCTCGAACACCCGTGACGTGACCGAGACGCACGACCTCGCCGAGCGGCTGAGCCACGACGCCACCCACGACGCCCTGACAGGGCTGGCCAACCGTGCGCTGTTCCGCGACCGGCTGACCGCCGCCCTCGCCGGCCCGGTCAGCCTGGTCCTCATCGACCTCGACGACTTCAAGATTGTGAACGACACCCTGGGCCACGCCGCCGGCGACGAGTTGCTCATCGCGGTCGCCACGCGGTTGTCGGCCGTCGCCTGCCCGCAGGACACCGTGGCGCGCCTCGGCGGTGACGAGTTCGCCCTGCTGCTGCCCGGCCGGGAAACCGCCGAGGTCGAGACCGTGCTGCGCCGGTTGATCTCCGCCCTCCGGGCACCCGTACGCGTGGAGAGCCGCGAGCAGGGCGTCCGCGCGAGCTTCGGCATCGTGGAGGGTGGCCCCGGCGACGAGGCCGGTGACCTGATGCGCCGGGCCGACATCGCCATGTACGAGGCCAAGGCCCGCGGCGACGGCAGCTGGCAGTACTACCTCCCGGGCATGCAGGCGCGCGGCGTCGAGCAGGAGGCGGCCACGGCCGACCTCGCCGCCGCGCTGGATGCCGGTGAGTTCTTCCTGCTGTACCAGCCGGTCGTGACGCTGCCCGGTGGCGCGCTGGCCGGTGTCGAGGCGCTCGTGCGCCGCCGGCACCCGGTGCGGGGACCCGTGCCGCCGGGCGAGTTCATCGGTCTCGCCGAGCAGTCCGGCCTGATCGTCGAGCTCGGGCGGTTCGTGCTGCGGGAGGCCTGTGCGCAGATGGCGGCCTGGCATCGGGACCGGCCCGCGGACGCGCCCGCCTCGATCAGCGTCAACGTCTCCGCGCGGCAGCTGCAAGAACCCGGCTTCGCGGCCGAGGTCGCGGCGGCCCTCGGGGACAGCGGACTGCAGCCGGACCGGCTCATCGTCGAGATCACCGAGTCGACCGCGGTCGGCGGGGGTGCCACCGCGGAGTCGCTGCACCGGTTGCGGCGGCTGGGCGTACGCCTGTCCCTGGACGACTTCGGGACGGGCGCCTCGACGCTGACCCTGCTGGCGAACTGTCCGGTGGACCAGATCAAGCTCGACCGGTCCTTCGTGGACTGTGACGTCATCGCGAGCGCGGTGCTGGAACTGGCCCGGGGCTTCGGGGTCGAGGCGGTGGCCGAGGGTGTGGAGACGGCCGAGCAGGCGGCGCGGCTCGCGGCGCTCGGTTACGGGCGGGCGCAAGGGTTCCACTTCGCGCACCCGTTGCCGGCGGCCGGGATCGTCGCCGTGGCCCACCAGGCCGTCTGA
- a CDS encoding sensor domain-containing phosphodiesterase, translating to MSTGVPDIHEVIDRRSVTPVFQPLIDIASGRVLGYEALSRGPAGTPWESPALLFAAARAVGRDSELDWVCRAAAYRAALDAGLEQTLFVNMEPTAWRTPCPPDLEPVVSLAQRRLRVVTEMTERAIADDPSGLLSATASCRTAGWGVALDDVGADPMSLALMPFVHPDVVKLDMQLLHAPDDPHTSQVVSAVAAYAEASGATVLAEGVETPEHELIALTMGATIGQGWLYGRPGPLPVPALPTGEPLALLGRTAGHTTGTPFEIVAAHRPVRETTKSALMPMSRHLEALARDSHQPPVLLACFQEARNFTPATARRFGRIATRSPLVAALGAGLSEEPTTGVRGADLAAGDILRGEWNVILVGPHQATALVAKDLGGTEPEAQRRFAYATTHDRALVIAAARSLLQWLAPSRAADVSGLLAA from the coding sequence ATGAGCACTGGCGTGCCGGACATCCATGAGGTCATCGACCGCCGCTCGGTGACACCCGTCTTCCAGCCGCTGATCGACATCGCCTCGGGCCGCGTGCTCGGGTACGAGGCGCTGAGCCGCGGACCGGCCGGCACCCCGTGGGAGTCGCCGGCGCTGCTCTTCGCCGCCGCCCGCGCCGTCGGCCGCGACAGCGAGCTCGACTGGGTGTGCCGGGCTGCCGCCTACCGGGCCGCGCTCGACGCCGGCCTGGAGCAGACGCTGTTCGTCAACATGGAACCGACCGCGTGGCGTACGCCCTGCCCGCCCGACCTGGAACCGGTCGTGTCGCTGGCCCAGCGGCGTCTGCGGGTCGTCACCGAGATGACCGAGCGGGCCATCGCGGACGACCCGTCCGGCCTGCTGTCGGCCACCGCAAGCTGCCGGACGGCGGGCTGGGGTGTCGCCCTCGACGACGTGGGTGCGGACCCGATGTCGCTCGCCCTGATGCCGTTCGTGCACCCCGACGTGGTCAAGCTCGACATGCAGCTGCTGCACGCACCCGACGACCCGCACACCTCGCAGGTGGTGTCGGCCGTGGCCGCGTACGCGGAAGCCAGCGGCGCGACCGTCCTCGCCGAGGGTGTCGAGACGCCGGAGCACGAGCTGATCGCGCTCACGATGGGCGCCACGATCGGCCAGGGCTGGTTGTACGGCCGCCCCGGCCCGCTGCCCGTTCCGGCCCTGCCCACCGGTGAGCCGCTCGCCCTGCTGGGTCGTACGGCCGGGCACACCACCGGCACACCGTTCGAGATCGTCGCCGCCCACCGCCCGGTCCGCGAGACGACCAAGTCCGCCCTGATGCCGATGAGCCGCCACCTCGAGGCGCTGGCCCGCGACAGTCACCAGCCGCCGGTCCTGCTCGCCTGCTTCCAGGAGGCCCGCAACTTCACCCCGGCGACCGCCCGCCGCTTCGGCCGGATCGCCACCCGCAGCCCGCTCGTGGCAGCGCTCGGCGCGGGTCTCAGCGAGGAGCCCACGACCGGAGTGCGGGGCGCCGACCTGGCCGCGGGTGACATCCTGCGCGGCGAGTGGAACGTGATCCTGGTCGGTCCGCACCAGGCGACCGCCCTGGTCGCCAAGGATCTGGGCGGCACCGAACCGGAGGCGCAACGCCGTTTCGCCTACGCCACGACCCACGACCGGGCCCTGGTGATCGCGGCGGCACGGTCTCTGCTGCAGTGGCTGGCCCCGAGCCGCGCCGCTGACGTGTCGGGCCTGCTCGCCGCCTGA